The Niastella koreensis GR20-10 genome includes a window with the following:
- the lon gene encoding endopeptidase La yields MKEAKMFFTPEDEMDFIPIIPLNENEGDNNADIVIPSELPLLPLRNTVLFPGVVLPITVGRDKSIKAVNDAYKADKLVGVIAQKDSNVEDPEVKDLEDIGTVAKIIKMIKMPDGGTTVIIQGKRRFKVKSITTEDPYFKAQVELLEEPDAPKNEDFDAYVANIKEMAGQIIQLSPNIPSEASIILRNIENPSFLIHFISSNLNTELTEKQKLLEMNNIEKRADLLMKLLQRELQFAELKNKVTTKTKTELDKQQREYFLQQQMKSIKEELGGDTNEREIKEMMKKAEAKKWTEAAKEMFKKGIEKLERMHPSTPDYSVVYNHLDLMLELPWGEVTEDQYDLKKAKKVLDHDHYGMDKVKERLLEYLAVLKLKGDMKSPILCFVGPPGIGKTSLGRSIATAVKRKYGRVSLGGLHDESEIRGHRKTYIGAMPGRIIQMVRKLKSSNPVIILDEIDKVGNDHRGDPSSALLEVLDPEQNNNFYDNYLELEYDLSKVLFIATANDINNIQPALRDRLEIINLSGYAVEEKVQIAKRHLVPKQKEAHGLKSIDFKIGDNILEKIIQNYTRESGVRELDRYLASIMRYEAKEFAINEAVKSPLSERDVEKILGKPKYNNEIYKTANMPGVAVGLAWTYVGGDILFMETSLSDGKGELKLTGNLGNVMKESAVTALTYLQSNAKKIGINTSLFDKKNIHVHVPEGAVPKDGPSAGITIMTAITSALTGKRVKPYLAMTGEITLRGQVLPVGGIKEKVLAARRAGLKEIVMCWQNERDVKEIEPAFIKGLTFHYVKTMQQVLDIALA; encoded by the coding sequence ATGAAAGAAGCGAAAATGTTTTTCACGCCTGAAGATGAAATGGATTTTATTCCTATTATTCCACTGAATGAAAATGAAGGGGATAATAACGCAGATATAGTCATTCCGTCGGAGTTGCCCCTGTTACCATTGCGTAACACCGTTTTGTTCCCCGGGGTTGTTTTACCAATTACCGTGGGTCGCGATAAAAGTATAAAAGCCGTTAACGACGCCTATAAAGCTGACAAACTGGTAGGCGTTATAGCGCAAAAAGACAGTAATGTAGAAGATCCTGAGGTGAAAGACCTGGAAGACATCGGTACGGTGGCCAAGATCATTAAGATGATTAAAATGCCCGATGGCGGCACCACCGTCATTATCCAGGGTAAACGCCGGTTTAAAGTAAAGTCAATTACTACGGAGGACCCTTATTTTAAGGCCCAGGTAGAACTGCTGGAAGAGCCGGATGCGCCGAAGAATGAGGATTTTGACGCCTATGTGGCCAATATCAAGGAAATGGCGGGACAAATCATTCAACTGTCGCCCAATATTCCCTCCGAAGCCTCCATTATTTTACGCAATATTGAAAATCCCTCATTTCTTATTCACTTCATTAGCAGCAATTTGAATACCGAGCTGACTGAAAAGCAGAAGCTGCTGGAAATGAATAATATCGAAAAGCGGGCAGATCTGTTGATGAAATTGCTGCAGCGCGAACTGCAATTTGCCGAACTCAAGAACAAGGTGACCACCAAAACCAAAACGGAGCTCGATAAACAGCAGCGCGAGTATTTCCTGCAACAGCAAATGAAAAGCATCAAGGAAGAGCTGGGCGGCGATACCAATGAGCGGGAGATCAAGGAAATGATGAAAAAGGCCGAGGCCAAGAAATGGACCGAGGCGGCTAAGGAAATGTTTAAAAAGGGCATTGAGAAGCTGGAGCGCATGCACCCCAGCACGCCCGATTACTCCGTGGTATACAATCACCTCGACCTGATGCTCGAACTGCCCTGGGGCGAAGTGACCGAAGACCAGTACGACCTCAAAAAGGCCAAAAAGGTGCTTGACCACGACCATTATGGAATGGACAAGGTAAAAGAGCGTTTGCTGGAATACCTGGCCGTGTTGAAACTGAAGGGCGATATGAAAAGCCCCATCCTGTGCTTTGTGGGCCCTCCCGGTATTGGCAAAACTTCCCTTGGCCGCAGCATTGCAACGGCAGTTAAACGGAAGTATGGCCGCGTAAGTTTGGGCGGCTTGCATGATGAAAGCGAGATCCGTGGGCACCGTAAAACCTATATCGGCGCTATGCCGGGGCGTATTATTCAAATGGTGCGTAAGTTGAAGTCATCGAACCCGGTTATCATTCTCGACGAAATTGATAAAGTTGGGAACGATCACCGTGGCGATCCGTCTTCAGCCCTGCTGGAGGTGCTTGATCCTGAACAGAACAATAACTTCTACGATAATTACCTGGAGCTGGAATATGACCTCAGCAAGGTATTGTTCATTGCTACCGCCAATGACATCAATAATATTCAACCTGCCCTGCGCGACCGGCTCGAGATCATTAACCTGAGCGGGTATGCTGTGGAAGAAAAGGTACAAATAGCCAAACGCCACCTGGTACCCAAACAAAAAGAAGCGCATGGGTTAAAGTCGATTGATTTTAAGATCGGCGATAACATCCTGGAAAAGATCATTCAGAATTATACCCGGGAAAGCGGCGTGCGTGAGCTGGACCGTTACCTGGCATCCATTATGCGATACGAGGCAAAGGAATTTGCCATTAATGAAGCGGTAAAAAGTCCTTTGTCTGAAAGAGACGTTGAGAAGATCCTGGGTAAGCCCAAATACAACAATGAGATCTACAAAACCGCCAATATGCCCGGTGTGGCAGTTGGCCTGGCGTGGACTTATGTAGGGGGTGATATCCTGTTTATGGAAACCAGCCTCAGCGATGGCAAAGGCGAATTAAAGCTTACCGGTAACCTGGGTAACGTAATGAAGGAAAGCGCAGTAACCGCGTTAACCTACTTACAGTCGAACGCTAAAAAGATAGGCATCAATACATCATTGTTCGATAAAAAGAACATCCATGTGCACGTGCCCGAAGGCGCCGTACCAAAAGATGGTCCAAGTGCTGGTATAACTATCATGACGGCTATTACTTCGGCTTTAACAGGCAAGCGGGTAAAACCTTACCTGGCCATGACCGGCGAAATTACCTTACGCGGTCAGGTGTTGCCGGTAGGGGGGATTAAAGAAAAAGTATTGGCTGCCCGCAGAGCCGGATTAAAGGAGATAGTCATGTGCTGGCAGAATGAACGTGACGTAAAGGAAATTGAGCCGGCCTTTATAAAAGGGTTAACATTTCACTATGTAAAAACAATGCAGCAGGTGTTGGATATTGCACTTGCATAG
- a CDS encoding DUF3276 family protein, producing the protein MTVAYENNDKRMESVYSKRIRAGKRRTYFFDVRATRGNDYYITITESRKKFNENGYDRHKIFLYKEDFNKFLKALTEAVDYVKTELMPNFDFDAYNHDQVADTDMDDVMDSPAATSTPPSAPALQPVISAAASNGSSSAADAGEEVDKW; encoded by the coding sequence ATGACTGTGGCGTACGAAAACAACGACAAACGTATGGAAAGCGTTTATAGCAAACGCATAAGAGCTGGGAAAAGAAGAACCTACTTCTTTGATGTGAGGGCTACCCGTGGAAATGATTACTACATTACCATTACGGAAAGCCGCAAAAAATTCAACGAAAACGGGTACGACAGGCACAAGATCTTCTTGTACAAAGAAGATTTCAACAAATTCTTGAAGGCGTTGACAGAAGCAGTAGACTATGTGAAAACTGAATTGATGCCTAACTTTGATTTTGACGCCTACAACCACGATCAAGTTGCAGATACAGATATGGACGATGTAATGGATTCACCTGCTGCCACCAGCACTCCTCCCAGTGCGCCAGCATTGCAACCAGTAATCAGTGCAGCCGCCAGCAATGGTTCCAGCTCAGCTGCTGATGCCGGTGAAGAAGTTGACAAATGGTAA
- a CDS encoding ABC transporter ATP-binding protein, giving the protein MKHLKALERYFWKYRLRLLLGIVFIVISNYFAVLAPQVTGYVFDVVQRAFGIESKKEPVQYDWLVNWFIHLAEKNRTISVIALCGIVILVLALIRGIFMFLMRQTIIVMSRHIEYDQKNQIFQHYLTLDSNFYKTHSTGDLMNRMAEDVSRVRMFTGPAIMYLINLVSLISLSVYYMVKKDALLTLYVLAPLPILAVTIYVVNTIINRRSERIQALLSDLTTNAQESYSGIRVIKSFVQEKAMYRFFDKNSEEYKENAIGLAKMEALYFPSMTLLIGLSTLLAIMIGGIYAIYGQHNIKMSTIAEFVMYINMLTFPVGAIGWTASMIQRAAASQKRINEFLNTDSAIVNPVHPVKTTLQGDIAFDNVDFVYPNTGIQALTHFNLHIKKGQKIAIIGHTGSGKTTIAQLLLRMYDPTVGKIKVDGTDLKQMDLQELRRQISYVPQDVFLFSDTINNNILFSPGSTVNTDTAVKAARSASVEKEIEQFHEKYDTMVGERGVTLSGGQKQRISIARALAKDPQVVVFDDCLSAVDARTEKEILGNLGIYLQHKTAIIITHRIFTLFDFDNIVVLDEGKIVETGTHSELLSLNGYYAYLYEQQLQQEREEG; this is encoded by the coding sequence ATGAAACACTTAAAAGCGTTAGAAAGATATTTCTGGAAATACCGGTTAAGACTCCTCCTCGGTATCGTATTTATCGTTATCTCCAACTACTTTGCCGTATTGGCCCCGCAGGTTACCGGCTACGTGTTCGATGTAGTGCAACGGGCTTTTGGCATTGAATCAAAAAAAGAACCGGTGCAGTACGACTGGCTGGTGAACTGGTTCATTCACCTGGCCGAAAAGAACCGGACCATTTCTGTTATCGCTTTATGCGGTATTGTCATCCTGGTGCTGGCCCTCATCCGGGGTATTTTTATGTTCCTGATGCGGCAAACCATCATCGTCATGAGCCGCCACATCGAGTACGACCAAAAGAACCAGATCTTTCAACACTACCTCACACTTGATTCCAATTTCTACAAAACCCATAGTACCGGCGACCTCATGAACCGCATGGCCGAGGATGTTAGCCGGGTGCGCATGTTTACGGGACCAGCCATCATGTATTTGATTAACCTGGTATCTCTTATTTCGCTGTCGGTTTATTACATGGTAAAAAAAGACGCCTTGCTAACCCTGTATGTATTGGCGCCGCTGCCTATTCTGGCCGTTACTATTTATGTGGTAAACACCATTATCAACAGAAGGAGTGAGCGCATCCAGGCATTGTTAAGCGATTTAACCACCAATGCCCAGGAATCATATTCGGGTATCAGGGTTATCAAATCTTTTGTACAGGAAAAAGCGATGTACCGTTTTTTTGATAAGAATAGTGAGGAGTATAAGGAGAACGCGATTGGGCTGGCTAAAATGGAAGCGTTGTATTTCCCTTCCATGACCTTGTTGATCGGGCTTAGTACCCTGCTGGCCATTATGATTGGCGGTATTTACGCAATTTACGGGCAGCATAATATTAAAATGAGCACTATTGCCGAGTTTGTGATGTATATAAATATGCTCACTTTCCCGGTTGGCGCCATTGGGTGGACGGCCAGTATGATCCAGCGGGCGGCCGCTTCGCAAAAGCGCATCAACGAATTTCTGAATACCGATTCCGCTATCGTAAACCCGGTGCATCCCGTTAAAACTACTTTACAGGGCGATATTGCATTCGACAATGTTGACTTCGTATACCCAAATACCGGCATTCAGGCGCTTACCCATTTCAACCTGCATATAAAAAAAGGACAAAAAATCGCCATCATCGGCCATACCGGCAGTGGCAAAACCACTATTGCGCAATTGTTATTACGCATGTACGATCCTACTGTTGGGAAGATAAAGGTAGATGGAACTGATCTGAAGCAAATGGACCTGCAGGAGCTGCGCCGCCAGATCAGTTATGTGCCGCAGGATGTATTTCTGTTCAGCGATACCATTAATAATAATATCCTGTTTAGTCCCGGGAGTACAGTAAATACCGATACCGCAGTAAAAGCTGCCCGTTCGGCCAGCGTGGAAAAAGAGATAGAGCAGTTTCACGAAAAATACGACACTATGGTAGGGGAGCGTGGTGTTACCCTGAGCGGTGGACAAAAACAACGCATTTCCATAGCCCGCGCCCTGGCAAAAGACCCGCAGGTTGTGGTGTTTGACGATTGTTTAAGCGCCGTGGACGCCCGTACCGAGAAAGAAATCCTGGGTAACCTGGGTATTTATCTTCAACATAAAACGGCGATCATAATTACGCATCGCATCTTTACTTTATTCGATTTTGATAACATTGTAGTGCTCGACGAGGGTAAAATTGTGGAGACCGGAACACATAGTGAATTATTATCATTGAATGGTTATTATGCGTATTTATACGAACAACAGCTGCAACAGGAGCGGGAAGAGGGCTAA